The following are encoded in a window of Rosa chinensis cultivar Old Blush chromosome 4, RchiOBHm-V2, whole genome shotgun sequence genomic DNA:
- the LOC112201060 gene encoding disease resistance protein RUN1-like, with amino-acid sequence MVGIWGPGGIGKTTIAKDVFNSIRHEFEESCLLADVRSNGLDQLQKTILLDILGDSKLKVRSADEGVSLIKTMMRNKKVLLILDDVSHSSQLQKLVPSPDCFGPGSRILITTRDEHWLIAHQVDKVYKVNLLDYPHALELFSLHAFRRSGPPSNYLKLAQRAICYAQGLPLALVVLGSHLLGRSRDEWEAILDSCKGAPQMEIQDVLRLSYDALWEQI; translated from the coding sequence ATGGTAGGCATATGGGGGCCTGGTGGAATAGGAAAGACCACAATTGCCAAGGATGTGTTTAATTCAATTCGCCATGAGTTTGAAGAGAGCTGTTTATTGGCAGATGTTAGATCCAATGGCCTAGACCAACTGCAAAAGACAATTTTGCTTGATATTTTAGGGGACTCAAAGTTGAAGGTGCGCAGTGCTGATGAAGGAGTCAGTTTGATAAAGACAATGATGCGAAATAAAAAAGTTCTCTTAATCCTTGATGACGTGAGTCATTCTAGCCAATTACAGAAATTAGTTCCATCCCCTGATTGTTTCGGGCCGGGCAGTAGAATTCTCATTACAACAAGAGATGAACATTGGTTAATTGCTCATCAAGTTGATAAAGTATACAAGGTCAATTTGTTAGATTATCCTCATGCTTTGGAGTTGTTTAGCTTGCATGCATTCAGAAGAAGTGGACCTCCAAGCAATTATTTGAAACTTGCACAACGTGCTATATGTTATGCCCAGGGCCTTCCATTAGCTTTGGTAGTTTTAGGCTCTCATCTACTTGGTAGAAGCAGAGATGAGTGGGAAGCTATTTTAGATAGTTGTAAAGGAGCTCCTCAGATGGAGATACAAGACGTTCTCAGACTAAGTTATGATGCTCTCTGGGAGCAGATTTAA
- the LOC112200557 gene encoding disease resistance protein RML1B-like isoform X1, which translates to MNLRGCESLTELPDFSGIPNLKKLDLADCKNLTTIPCIELQNLEILNVSRCSNLLTFQAKASISHDHDSGSLALPKLHVLKTEGCNLSTVDFIGSLDCLETLTELHLSSCNFVSVPALGKFVNLKEINLSYCKRLREIPELPPNILEVNARDCESLERFFILPMSPISLSESRMYLWNCQSLGYDMEKMENILLNNQKSRFSVVLPGSDVPKWFHCSKELAANEKGVFSKCAISFEIPSKLNWENIGVAACSGDDTSNLLFNSRADISINGVLIYQCSRLRSSTPDHMWLTCIPLSDEIKGKVDQIMESCPYNDQKGWWPYKCRVQFYPAHCMKSCGVHLVCQPPNEYSNKIVMADQISQTSDWEANIDLVPDWLSTLANYDSTSPASTP; encoded by the exons ATGAATTTAAGGGGTTGTGAATCCCTAACAGAACTGCCAGACTTCAGTGGAATCCCCAACTTGAAAAAGTTGGATCTAGCAGATTGTAAAAATCTTACAACAATACCATGCATTGAGTTACAAAATCTAGAGATACTAAATGTGAGTAGATGCTCAAATCTTCTTACATTTCAAGCAAAAGCAAGTATTTCACATGATCATGACAGTGGCTCGCTAGCACTTCCCAAGCTACATGTACTCAAAACCGAAGGGTGTAATTTATCAACTGTTGATTTCATTGGGAGTCTTGATTGCTTGGAAACATTAACCGAACTACATCTCTCAAGTTGCAATTTTGTTAGTGTTCCTGCACTTGGCAAATTTGTAAACTTAAAAGAGATTAACTTGTCTTATTGCAAAAGACTTCGAGAGATTCCAGAGCTTCCACCAAATATACTCGAGGTAAATGCGAGGGATTGCGAATCACTGGAGAGATTTTTTATATTGCCCATGTCTCCCATCTCTTTGAGTGAGTCAAGGATGTACTTGTGGAATTGCCAGAGTCTGGGCTATGACATGGAGAAGATGGAAAATATTTTGCTGAATAATCAG AAGTCCCGGTTTAGTGTTGTATTACCTGGTAGTGATGTTCCAAAGTGG TTCCATTGTTCGAAGGAGCTTGCTGCTAATGAAAAAGGTGTGTTCAGTAAATGTGCAATTTCTTTTGAAATCCCAAGCAAATTGAATTGGGAGAACATAGGAGTGGCTGCTTGTTCTGGTGATGACACTTCTAATTTGTTGTTCAACTCTCGAGCTGATATTTCCATCAATGGGGTACTCATATATCAGTGTTCCAGATTGCGCAGTTCAACGCCAGACCATATGTGGCTAACTTGTATTCCATTATCTGATGAAATAAAGGGAAAGGTGGATCAGATAATGGAATCTTGCCCTTATAACGATCAAAAGGGTTGGTGGCCTTATAAGTGTCGAGTTCAATTTTACCCTGCTCATTGCATGAAAAGCTGTGGAGTTCACCTCGTATGCCAACCACCGAATGAATATTCAAATAAGATTGTAATGGCGGATCAAATCTCCCAGACTTCTGATTGGGAAGCCAATATTGATCTTGTTCCCGATTGGCTGTCAACTCTTGCTAATTATGATTCTACCTCACCAGCCAGTACTCCATAG
- the LOC112200557 gene encoding disease resistance protein RML1B-like isoform X2: MNLRGCESLTELPDFSGIPNLKKLDLADCKNLTTIPCIELQNLEILNVSRCSNLLTFQAKASISHDHDSGSLALPKLHVLKTEGCNLSTVDFIGSLDCLETLTELHLSSCNFVSVPALGKFVNLKEINLSYCKRLREIPELPPNILEVNARDCESLERFFILPMSPISLSESRMYLWNCQSLGYDMEKMENILLNNQKSRFSVVLPGSDVPKWFHCSKELAANEKGVFSKCAISFEIPSKLNWENIGVAACSDCAVQRQTICG; the protein is encoded by the exons ATGAATTTAAGGGGTTGTGAATCCCTAACAGAACTGCCAGACTTCAGTGGAATCCCCAACTTGAAAAAGTTGGATCTAGCAGATTGTAAAAATCTTACAACAATACCATGCATTGAGTTACAAAATCTAGAGATACTAAATGTGAGTAGATGCTCAAATCTTCTTACATTTCAAGCAAAAGCAAGTATTTCACATGATCATGACAGTGGCTCGCTAGCACTTCCCAAGCTACATGTACTCAAAACCGAAGGGTGTAATTTATCAACTGTTGATTTCATTGGGAGTCTTGATTGCTTGGAAACATTAACCGAACTACATCTCTCAAGTTGCAATTTTGTTAGTGTTCCTGCACTTGGCAAATTTGTAAACTTAAAAGAGATTAACTTGTCTTATTGCAAAAGACTTCGAGAGATTCCAGAGCTTCCACCAAATATACTCGAGGTAAATGCGAGGGATTGCGAATCACTGGAGAGATTTTTTATATTGCCCATGTCTCCCATCTCTTTGAGTGAGTCAAGGATGTACTTGTGGAATTGCCAGAGTCTGGGCTATGACATGGAGAAGATGGAAAATATTTTGCTGAATAATCAG AAGTCCCGGTTTAGTGTTGTATTACCTGGTAGTGATGTTCCAAAGTGG TTCCATTGTTCGAAGGAGCTTGCTGCTAATGAAAAAGGTGTGTTCAGTAAATGTGCAATTTCTTTTGAAATCCCAAGCAAATTGAATTGGGAGAACATAGGAGTGGCTGCTTGTTCTG ATTGCGCAGTTCAACGCCAGACCATATGTGGCTAA
- the LOC112200557 gene encoding disease resistance protein RML1B-like isoform X3, protein MNLRGCESLTELPDFSGIPNLKKLDLADCKNLTTIPCIELQNLEILNVSRCSNLLTFQAKASISHDHDSGSLALPKLHVLKTEGCNLSTVDFIGSLDCLETLTELHLSSCNFVSVPALGKFVNLKEINLSYCKRLREIPELPPNILEVNARDCESLERFFILPMSPISLSESRMYLWNCQSLGYDMEKMENILLNNQKSRFSVVLPGSDVPKWFHCSKELAANEKDCAVQRQTICG, encoded by the exons ATGAATTTAAGGGGTTGTGAATCCCTAACAGAACTGCCAGACTTCAGTGGAATCCCCAACTTGAAAAAGTTGGATCTAGCAGATTGTAAAAATCTTACAACAATACCATGCATTGAGTTACAAAATCTAGAGATACTAAATGTGAGTAGATGCTCAAATCTTCTTACATTTCAAGCAAAAGCAAGTATTTCACATGATCATGACAGTGGCTCGCTAGCACTTCCCAAGCTACATGTACTCAAAACCGAAGGGTGTAATTTATCAACTGTTGATTTCATTGGGAGTCTTGATTGCTTGGAAACATTAACCGAACTACATCTCTCAAGTTGCAATTTTGTTAGTGTTCCTGCACTTGGCAAATTTGTAAACTTAAAAGAGATTAACTTGTCTTATTGCAAAAGACTTCGAGAGATTCCAGAGCTTCCACCAAATATACTCGAGGTAAATGCGAGGGATTGCGAATCACTGGAGAGATTTTTTATATTGCCCATGTCTCCCATCTCTTTGAGTGAGTCAAGGATGTACTTGTGGAATTGCCAGAGTCTGGGCTATGACATGGAGAAGATGGAAAATATTTTGCTGAATAATCAG AAGTCCCGGTTTAGTGTTGTATTACCTGGTAGTGATGTTCCAAAGTGG TTCCATTGTTCGAAGGAGCTTGCTGCTAATGAAAAAG ATTGCGCAGTTCAACGCCAGACCATATGTGGCTAA
- the LOC112196360 gene encoding 60S ribosomal protein L14-1 produces MPFKRYVEIGRVALVNYGEDYGKLVVIVDVIDQNRALVDAPDMVRSQMNFKRLSLTDIKIDIKRVPKKKELLAAMEAADVKKKWESSSWGRKLIVQKRRASLNDFDRFKLMLAKIKRAGLVKNELSKLKKEVAA; encoded by the exons ATG CCTTTCAAGAGGTACGTTGAGATCGGAAGGGTGGCCCTCGTCAACTACGGCGAGGACTACGGCAAGCTCGTCGTCATCGTCGACGTCATCGACCAGAACAGA GCTCTTGTGGATGCGCCTGATATGGTGAGGTCCCAAATGAATTTCAAGAGACTTTCCCTCACTGACATCAAGATTGACATCAAGAGGGTCCCCAAGAAGAAGGAACTGCTTGCTGCAATGGAGGCTGCTG ATGTGAAGAAGAAGTGGGAAAGCAGCTCTTGGGGTAGGAAACTGATTGTTCAGAAGAGAAGGGCATCTCTTAATGACTTTGATCGATTCAAGCTCATGTTGGCTAAGATTAAG AGGGCTGGGCTGGTGAAGAACGAGCTTTCTAAACTGAAGAAGGAGGTTGCAGCTTAA
- the LOC112196359 gene encoding translation initiation factor eIF-2B subunit beta isoform X2, which produces MAEVQALVNELATKLRKRKVEGSRETARLTAELLRTVISQQRVTSAALVEVVRDVGQQLIAANPVELAVGNIVRRVLRIIRDGDLSPEVGGLTLVSQGDDGDIVEEDDKPFLLSDAISQTILHPPSLVAQLESKPNLVCHFEGKADKTPSSWQFKHQIIEGVNDLIEDINTCHELIADQSLELIHQNEVILTLGHSRTVKKFLYAAKEKKRSFQVYVAEGAPKHLGHVLANELTEKHLQTTVIPDSSVFAMISRVNMVIVGVHAVMANGGVIAPVGMNMVALAAKRHAVPFVVVGGTHKLCPLFPNNPEVLLNDMRCPSELLSFGDFSDCMDFSVGSGAALLHVVNPAFDYVPPELVSLFVTEIGGYHPSYIYRLISDYYSADDIVLQQKPAS; this is translated from the exons ATGGCGGAAGTTCAAGCTCTCGTCAATGAACTCGCCACCAAGCTCCGGAAACG GAAGGTGGAGGGTTCACGAGAGACTGCTCGGCTGACGGCGGAGTTGTTACGGACGGTAATATCCCAGCAGAGGGTGACTTCAGCCGCCCTTGTTGAGGTCGTCAGAGATGTTGGTCAGCAGCTTATTGCTGCTAACCCTGTTG AGCTTGCTGTTGGGAACATTGTGAGGCGTGTTCTGCGCATCATTAGGGATGGGGATCTTTCACCGGAAGTTGGAGGATTGACTTTAGTCTCCCAGGGTGATGATGGAGATATTGTTGAGGAAGATGATAAACCATTTCTATTATCTGATGCTATTTCCCAAACAATTCTCCATCCACCTTCCTTGGTTGCACAGCTTGAAAGCAAACCCAACTTGGTTTGCCACTTTGAGGGAAAAG CAGATAAAACTCCGAGTAGCTGGCAATTTAAACACCAGATCATTGAGGGAGTTAATGATCTCATTGAGGATATAAATACTTGCCATGAACTGATCGCAGACCAGTCGTTGGAGCTTATACATCAAAA TGAGGTGATACTAACCTTAGGTCACTCGAGGACTGTCAAGAAGTTCCTCTATGCtgcaaaggagaagaaaagatctTTCCAGGTCTATGTAGCCGAGGGTGCTCCTAA GCATTTGGGGCATGTGCTTGCAAACGAGTTAACTGAAAAGCATTTGCAAACAACCGTCATCCCTGACTCTTCAGTGTTTGCCATGATTTCAAGAGTTAACATG GTCATAGTCGGGGTTCATGCTGTGATGGCCAATGGTGGGGTCATAGCCCCTGTTGGGATGAATATGGTTGCACTTGCTGCAAAAAGGCATGCTGTTCCATTTGTTGTGGTTGGTGGCACTCATAAG TTATGTCCACTGTTTCCTAACAATCCAGAGGTTTTGCTGAATGATATGAGATGTCCATCTGAGCTATTATCTTTTGGGGACTTCTCAGATTGCATGGATTTTAGTGTTGGCAGTGGAGCTGCTCTTTTGCATGTTGTTAATCCTGCATTTGATTATGTGCCACCCGAGCTAGTCAGTCTTTTTGTTACTGAAAT AGGGGGTTATCATCCATCATACATCTACAGGCTCATTTCGGATTATTACTCTGCTGACGATATAGTTCTGCAACAAAAACCTGCTTCCTGA
- the LOC112196359 gene encoding translation initiation factor eIF-2B subunit beta isoform X3, translating into MAEVQALVNELATKLRKRKVEGSRETARLTAELLRTVISQQRVTSAALVEVVRDVGQQLIAANPVELAVGNIVRRVLRIIRDGDLSPEVGGLTLVSQGDDGDIVEEDDKPFLLSDAISQTILHPPSLVAQLESKPNLVCHFEGKDKTPSSWQFKHQIIEGVNDLIEDINTCHELIADQSLELIHQNEVILTLGHSRTVKKFLYAAKEKKRSFQVYVAEGAPKHLGHVLANELTEKHLQTTVIPDSSVFAMISRVNMVIVGVHAVMANGGVIAPVGMNMVALAAKRHAVPFVVVGGTHKLCPLFPNNPEVLLNDMRCPSELLSFGDFSDCMDFSVGSGAALLHVVNPAFDYVPPELVSLFVTEIGGYHPSYIYRLISDYYSADDIVLQQKPAS; encoded by the exons ATGGCGGAAGTTCAAGCTCTCGTCAATGAACTCGCCACCAAGCTCCGGAAACG GAAGGTGGAGGGTTCACGAGAGACTGCTCGGCTGACGGCGGAGTTGTTACGGACGGTAATATCCCAGCAGAGGGTGACTTCAGCCGCCCTTGTTGAGGTCGTCAGAGATGTTGGTCAGCAGCTTATTGCTGCTAACCCTGTTG AGCTTGCTGTTGGGAACATTGTGAGGCGTGTTCTGCGCATCATTAGGGATGGGGATCTTTCACCGGAAGTTGGAGGATTGACTTTAGTCTCCCAGGGTGATGATGGAGATATTGTTGAGGAAGATGATAAACCATTTCTATTATCTGATGCTATTTCCCAAACAATTCTCCATCCACCTTCCTTGGTTGCACAGCTTGAAAGCAAACCCAACTTGGTTTGCCACTTTGAGGGAAAAG ATAAAACTCCGAGTAGCTGGCAATTTAAACACCAGATCATTGAGGGAGTTAATGATCTCATTGAGGATATAAATACTTGCCATGAACTGATCGCAGACCAGTCGTTGGAGCTTATACATCAAAA TGAGGTGATACTAACCTTAGGTCACTCGAGGACTGTCAAGAAGTTCCTCTATGCtgcaaaggagaagaaaagatctTTCCAGGTCTATGTAGCCGAGGGTGCTCCTAA GCATTTGGGGCATGTGCTTGCAAACGAGTTAACTGAAAAGCATTTGCAAACAACCGTCATCCCTGACTCTTCAGTGTTTGCCATGATTTCAAGAGTTAACATG GTCATAGTCGGGGTTCATGCTGTGATGGCCAATGGTGGGGTCATAGCCCCTGTTGGGATGAATATGGTTGCACTTGCTGCAAAAAGGCATGCTGTTCCATTTGTTGTGGTTGGTGGCACTCATAAG TTATGTCCACTGTTTCCTAACAATCCAGAGGTTTTGCTGAATGATATGAGATGTCCATCTGAGCTATTATCTTTTGGGGACTTCTCAGATTGCATGGATTTTAGTGTTGGCAGTGGAGCTGCTCTTTTGCATGTTGTTAATCCTGCATTTGATTATGTGCCACCCGAGCTAGTCAGTCTTTTTGTTACTGAAAT AGGGGGTTATCATCCATCATACATCTACAGGCTCATTTCGGATTATTACTCTGCTGACGATATAGTTCTGCAACAAAAACCTGCTTCCTGA
- the LOC112196359 gene encoding translation initiation factor eIF-2B subunit beta isoform X1, which yields MAEVQALVNELATKLRKRKVEGSRETARLTAELLRTVISQQRVTSAALVEVVRDVGQQLIAANPVELAVGNIVRRVLRIIRDGDLSPEVGGLTLVSQGDDGDIVEEDDKPFLLSDAISQTILHPPSLVAQLESKPNLVCHFEGKAADKTPSSWQFKHQIIEGVNDLIEDINTCHELIADQSLELIHQNEVILTLGHSRTVKKFLYAAKEKKRSFQVYVAEGAPKHLGHVLANELTEKHLQTTVIPDSSVFAMISRVNMVIVGVHAVMANGGVIAPVGMNMVALAAKRHAVPFVVVGGTHKLCPLFPNNPEVLLNDMRCPSELLSFGDFSDCMDFSVGSGAALLHVVNPAFDYVPPELVSLFVTEIGGYHPSYIYRLISDYYSADDIVLQQKPAS from the exons ATGGCGGAAGTTCAAGCTCTCGTCAATGAACTCGCCACCAAGCTCCGGAAACG GAAGGTGGAGGGTTCACGAGAGACTGCTCGGCTGACGGCGGAGTTGTTACGGACGGTAATATCCCAGCAGAGGGTGACTTCAGCCGCCCTTGTTGAGGTCGTCAGAGATGTTGGTCAGCAGCTTATTGCTGCTAACCCTGTTG AGCTTGCTGTTGGGAACATTGTGAGGCGTGTTCTGCGCATCATTAGGGATGGGGATCTTTCACCGGAAGTTGGAGGATTGACTTTAGTCTCCCAGGGTGATGATGGAGATATTGTTGAGGAAGATGATAAACCATTTCTATTATCTGATGCTATTTCCCAAACAATTCTCCATCCACCTTCCTTGGTTGCACAGCTTGAAAGCAAACCCAACTTGGTTTGCCACTTTGAGGGAAAAG CAGCAGATAAAACTCCGAGTAGCTGGCAATTTAAACACCAGATCATTGAGGGAGTTAATGATCTCATTGAGGATATAAATACTTGCCATGAACTGATCGCAGACCAGTCGTTGGAGCTTATACATCAAAA TGAGGTGATACTAACCTTAGGTCACTCGAGGACTGTCAAGAAGTTCCTCTATGCtgcaaaggagaagaaaagatctTTCCAGGTCTATGTAGCCGAGGGTGCTCCTAA GCATTTGGGGCATGTGCTTGCAAACGAGTTAACTGAAAAGCATTTGCAAACAACCGTCATCCCTGACTCTTCAGTGTTTGCCATGATTTCAAGAGTTAACATG GTCATAGTCGGGGTTCATGCTGTGATGGCCAATGGTGGGGTCATAGCCCCTGTTGGGATGAATATGGTTGCACTTGCTGCAAAAAGGCATGCTGTTCCATTTGTTGTGGTTGGTGGCACTCATAAG TTATGTCCACTGTTTCCTAACAATCCAGAGGTTTTGCTGAATGATATGAGATGTCCATCTGAGCTATTATCTTTTGGGGACTTCTCAGATTGCATGGATTTTAGTGTTGGCAGTGGAGCTGCTCTTTTGCATGTTGTTAATCCTGCATTTGATTATGTGCCACCCGAGCTAGTCAGTCTTTTTGTTACTGAAAT AGGGGGTTATCATCCATCATACATCTACAGGCTCATTTCGGATTATTACTCTGCTGACGATATAGTTCTGCAACAAAAACCTGCTTCCTGA